Part of the Opisthocomus hoazin isolate bOpiHoa1 chromosome 5, bOpiHoa1.hap1, whole genome shotgun sequence genome, GCTGGTACAGGAGAACTGCCTTTACTTGCAGGCCACTGTACTCTCCTAGGAAATGGTTGGTACACTCCTCAAGGcgataatttatttatttttttaaacactgaggCAACATAAGGTAACAGCACCAGAATAATAATAACCTCCCCCCCAGCGTTAGCAAACTATTTTTAATCTCTGACCGGACAGTTTAAAATATGATACAATGTAGTCATTGTTCTGATCAGTGTATTTATCAGCTCTATCTGTTTCCATTCTGAGATCCCACAGTGGTTTAAGCTATTTTTAGCTTCTTTGTGATTCGTATCAGttagttttctaaaaaaaaagacatagttAATATTGTGCTAAATTTCAGGATGTAATTATGCTGATATTAGGACAGTCATTAAATTTGAATGTGCATATAACAAATCTGGAGCTTAAGTTAATGAAGACCAGAGTAAGTATCACATGCAATGCAGTACTGAGCTGGGACCGAAATGAGTGTTTGTATCTTTGCTAGAAAGTAAGTGACAAGATAGATGTAAGTTAATACCACTGCTGGAGACAGTAGATGTTGCTGCTTGCACTACCTGAGAGATGCCAACATACAACCAGAGACATGCAAGAGAGGTTGACGGGCAGGAACCCAGAGATGGGAAACGAAGGAAGGCATGTACCTTGCTAGAATGTGCCTTAAGAAAGATCGTTGGCTGTTACTGCTGTCTGTCTTCACTATTCTAAAACCAAactaaagaagaggaaaaaaaaataatgctcttTTTAACTCTGACATACTGCAAGTGCAAAATGAATTGTAGTTCACCTGTAGGTAGAGTCACCGACTTCACTCCTCCACCTAGCCTTGGACTGAGCATGGTAAATGAAGTGTTGTGGTGGAACTAAGCTGCCTTGTTTTCAATGTATTTATCTTGAAGTAATATGTGAGTTACCATGCCATTTACGGGACCAAGCAGCATAATCCTTACGCTCTATAAAAGGGTGTGTTTCTACACCTACCCTCCCCCTGCTGCAATAACCTGTAAGGCTGGTAGAGCACATGAGCAGAAAAAACCCCTCCGGCTACTCTTTGCCTTAATGGGTGAACTGGGTGATAGTGTGCTGTTGGTGCATCTGTGGGAACCTGTTACAGTTGGTAAAGGTTCACAGGGACTCAAACATCAGAACAATATTTAGTTAATCAATGTCTAATTGTAGGAGAGATTTATTTGTTCTCAGCAATCCACAGTTCTTGGCTACCTTTGTTCTCATAAACACTACATGTGCTTTGCATGTGCAAGTTTTGAAATCATTATTATGCTATGTGGGATACAGTATAAATACATAATACCTTTATTTTGAAGTAAGTTTCCTAGAAAATATGGCCCTTTAAAATGTGATCTTTGGCCTTGTGAATTTTTTACTAATCACGCTTGCATTTGACACATGAAACGGTAAATTTAGTGCAGACCTCTCATGAGTCTGTCCTCTTCAAAGCGCTGTGCTCATTCCCACTTTGGGTCTGGCTACTGAAAGTGCACTTTTTTATTTCACACGTTTAGTATTTCCTagcaattattttctttgttaccAGTTGACAATTTGTTGATAATTAGACATCATTTCTACTTCTACTTCAAAAGCTTTGATACTAAAAAagttccctttattttttttttcccctgagaaccTTGCAGTATGCTGGTGTTAAGTTGTCCCAGTCCCAGGGTCCTGGTCGCGGAGGATGCTTATGCACGTGCTGAACTTCTTGCATCATGGAGTCAATTCGCCTCCATTTCCCTCTCAAGATAGTGCCACCTGAACGCTTGCAGTCAGTAGGACTTAATAGAGTGACTGAGGGACTGAGGACTTTAATAGAGTGCCACCCATCAGGATGACATGAAAATCATATTGTTTAAAGCTCTGGGATAGGCAGAGACCACCAAGGAAGAACAGGAATGAATACAGGGAGAGAGAGGCTCCACTGCCTTTGAATACACTAGGAGTGAGCTTGCAGGGTGGAAACGGGGGCTACTTTCTGTCTCAGAGCCTGGGATGAGGAGTGGACAATGCTCCTCTCTCTTCTGAATGCGTTCTTCTCTCAATGGCCGATGTTCAGAGGAGCCCAGAGGCCTGTCAGCACCTGGACAAAGCCTGCAGAGCTAATGGGACAAACTTAGCCTAACAGACAAAAAAAGCCTGTCTTGGGTATGGGGAGTaacacacccccccacacaccctgAGTTAAATATCCTTTTTGAGAAGCAAGGTACCTTAGCACAGGTAATCTTGCACTAAAGGAACTGTTGCTTCTTCAAGATTTCCTCTGCATAGTGCTACGTCATTTTACATAGGCGTCCTCTCAGCCATCACCTCATGGCTGAACTTGGGCTGTAATAAAACATTTATAAACCCATGTTAGGCTCTGAATTCCATTTTTAGCAATTTTGTCAGTAGCCAACACAGGCAGTTCTAGGCAACGCAGACTTTATCACAGTCTGATATCTGGCATCATTTAGTGTGCCATCTCTAGGAAGACTCAAATATACACCATAATCCAACACGGCAGAAATAATTCTCCAAGGAagtcagcagcagagaaggagcaaTGAGGATGGACAAGGTATCCAGTTGTCCTAGGAGACTGTTATACGTGTTGCTGAAAACTGCGTATGACAGAAATATGAACAAAGTGAGACATGGTCTTGGTGGGGGGAAAAATGGGCTTACACTGTGCTTTCGTGTTGGcttttttgttgccttttggGTTTGAGAATTTTTTCCCTGTAGttttccctcccctgccccaaatatgagcaTGAGTTTCATATGCAGAAATGTAAGGATCTGAATCCGTCTGTGTGGTGAATTGCAAATGCCAGTGCCATTCGCGTTTTCTCTGCTCTGTTTGCAGGTTATTAAATGCAAAGCAGCAGTATTGTGGGAAGCCAATAAACCGTTTTCTATCGAGGAAGTGGAAGTTGCCCCGCCAAAAGCACATGAAATTCGCATAAAGgtactaaaaataaaattgaaaccaACTATTATGACTTGCATTCTCTCTTGCTGTTTATCAGTATTATTTCTATAGATTTTTTGGATCCAGTTAGAAAACATGCACTAGGCGAGTAGCTACTATTCAGTGAGCTCCTACGGAACATGCTTTACCTCCTAAATTTGATCATgaggttctttaaaaaaaaaaaaagtttttcagggTTGGATTTTTCATTTGCTAAGACACCAGTGCTTCCAAGAGGCTGAAAAAATTACAGTACAAGGGAAAAATCTGTATCTCCTGTAGCAGAGAGCAAGAGCTTCTCTTTACTTTGTTTGAATCTATGCTAGGAAATAGCTCAGAAGGGCTGggaatttccttttttaactggATATTGAACATCTGTTACATTTCAGGAACTTACTCTGTGGAATTCAGCCGCTGTTTTCATTTTAGAGCAGTTTCAAGTGTTACACAAGTGAGGAGAACCCTCTCATGGCGTTGACAACTCCATTTGCCAGAATAAAAGTTGTAAAGACATACCTGAATGTTTCAGAAGAAATACTACTGTGCTACCtgcaagaaatagaaaaatgtgaTATAAAACACTATGTGTAGCCTaaatttttgtgtatatatagcatatacatatatttaaaatatacaaatacTATATAATAATTATAATGTAATATTGTATCAttgtataataaatattttatccaACATATCTATTATATGATCTATTGTAATATAACCTAAATATAAGGAATATAATACATATTTCTATGTTTATAAATAATATGTGAAAGTTAATTTATATTTACATAACTCTATAATATTGCAACCTTTTTCtatttgtgtatttatatataaatattaggaataatttattttattctgttcttcatGTATGATTGTATTGCTAGAACATCGGTTCTGCCATACAATCAATGAGACTCCCTGTATGGCTCAGTGGAGCATAGCAAACATTCACAAAGGAGCCTTGCTTTGTAGAAACCATGAAAATCATGAATCATACAATCAAAAGTGTTTTACCTGTAGATTTATTGTGTGCATATGTGATTTTGGAGGGAAGCAAGTGACTTCTCTGAATGGATGATACCATTTCACTTCCACATATGACATCACATAGttaaatgctgaaatattctTGTCTTTCCTCTAAATCAGATCGTGGCCACAGGGATCTGTCGCTCTGATGACCATGTGGTAACTGGTGCACTGGTTATGCCTTTTCCAATAATTCTTGGGCATGAAGCAGCTGGTGTTGTGGAGAGTGTTGGGGAGGGAGTAACTTCGATCAAACCAGGTATGAAACAGCACTGACTACAAACCTGTGCTGAGTTTCCAGACTCCTGTTTAAGTCAAAGATGATTACATGCATGAGTACTTGTATTGCAGAGGAAAATGTTCCAACTTTGAGCTTTTTCAGGGGTATCTTACAGGACACTGCTTACTGCCTACATCTTTCTGTGTTCCCAGTCTTGATTTATGTTCAGATTTTCTATtcaatttcttttggttttggcaAAAATGTTTGCAGCTTGCTTTCCACCTGCATAGTGCTTTTCCTGTCAGGGGATGAAGAACATAGATTCTTTGCTGTTGGTCATGGGAAATCAGGTATGAGCTGCAGGTTTTTATAACACAGTTTACACAGCTAAAATCTCTCAGTAATAATACAGGCATAGTTCATCTTACCCTGAGGCAAAGCAAAGCACTAGACAACCTGTCAAAGCACCTTCTTTTAATTCTCCTGACAGCTAAATAATTTGTTTGCTTCAGTAGACCAGAACTTGGGTTTGTGTGTTCAATTGCTTCCCTTTAAATGTATCAGGGCATGACTGGAGTGCCCACCCTGCCGCAGGCTTTGCTGGTGTGCAGCACCAGTGCAGCTGAGGCAGCACTGCTCGCTGAGGGTTGGATCGCTCGCAGGACTTGCAGCTGGACCGGCAGCTCCGCTCACTACGCTCCCTTTGAGCCCCAGCGGGTAGACAGAGAAGTCCGTGAAGGGTGCTGattttcctccagctgctgcaagATGCAACAAGATTTCCATACAGTTTTACGGGACGAACAAATTCTAACAAGGGCCAAGTTATTAAGACAAAATATGCAGTGAACAGAATCTGCATAGAAATGCTCAGTTTTATCCAGGCAGCTTGTTATAATACCTAAGTAGTTCGCTTTTAACGCATTCCATACTTCCAGTGTCTTTGTTTGCACTGCAACAAGTACGAAGTCTGTCCAAAGCAGGTTGGTATGTATGACGAGAAGACGTTTTGTTAGAGATTTCTGGTTTAACTCCAAACAGATATGTGTATTCCAGATTTCAGTGAtagttttactgctttttttcttgtgtctGGGTCCATAAATCACTTTGTTGTCTAATTCTAGCTGCCGTGTGTTTCCAGGTGAGTTGAAATGGCagacctgaaaaaaaacccccaccaaactcACTTTCTCTCATTTCGTGAATGTTGCTTAATTTACACCCGCCTTTACTCCAATGCAACAGTAATTGGACTGCAAACAGGAAAGAGGTGAAAGAGGCTGGCCAGTTAATGCTCGATTGCCTGTTCTTTTTCTGCACAGTTTACAGCCGCTACCTTGGCACACCAGCCTCCTGTGCTTGTGGTTGTCAGTTTTTATCTCAGTTTCTTTACCTGTGCATTACTATTTTCCTTTGAAGTAGAAGATGCAATACACTGCTGAATGAGTACTTCAGGAATGTCAGTAGCTAACACAGTTTTATGACATAGCTCAGACTCAGTTCTATGAAAGATACCAGGGATTTTGCATATTGAAATTAGTTGTCATAACTCTGCACTAATTATGTCCTTTATAACAGAGAAAGATGGTTTACTGCTCTCCTAGTGCACGTTTGCCTAGGGATTATGACTTGCTTCATGTTTTTACCTGCATGCTTCTCGTTTGCCTTTTTTAATCCTCTGTCATCACTGTTTTATTTCTAGGAGACAAAGTTATTCCACTCTTTGTTCCACAGTGTGGGAAGTGCAGCAGTTGCTTAAGCGCCAAGGGTAATCTCTGCAGTAACAGCGAGTGAGTTTTCCTGGGGGTTACCTATGACccttatttgatttttatttatacaaAACTGGTCACATTCAACAGATTTCACTTGCTGTTATTTCTGGTCATCTTTCAAACAGCATTGATTCAGGTGCTGGATTAATGCCTGATGGCACCACTAGATTCACCTGTAAAGGAAAAGCAATTCACCATTTTATTGGTACAAGTACCTTCACTGAATACACAGTAGTGCATGAATCTGCTGTAGCCAAAATTGATTCTGCTGCTCCTCTGGAAAAAGTTTGTCTAATTGGCTGCGGATTTTCAACGGGTTATGGGGCTGCGGTGCAGACTGCCAAGGTAAGTATCGTGGTGGGTGTTTCTGGTACCTCATGGAGTCTGTTCAGGAGTGTGTGGCCTGCGAGCAGGTTGTCAGCAAGGCAGCCAGGAGGTGTAGACTCTGTTGAGTTCAGGGTGGAAAGAAGAAGATACTAGTTCTTTGCCTACTTCATTTTCTCTGTCTCTAAGGTACTCAGAAGTCTTCAATTTAAAATCCAGTAAAAATACTTACTACCATCTATTAAGTTTTCTCTCATAGTTTTATCACCCCTAGAAAAATGTTACAACAGAGCTGATTTGTTTTGTTGTAACTGAAGTCTATGAACACATGCAAGCCTATATATGCAACACTTATCATTTGTAGCAATACACGAATGTGACTTTTGCAGCTAGCACTGTCTCCAGTGGAGTGACACTACAGATCACTGGAATATAAAGCATCATAAAAGAGATGTGTCTCTAAACCTGAAGCTGAGATGTGTAATGCAAATCTGGTCTCAGAAATTTAGTTTAGGGACAATTTATCTTAGTCACATGTAGGATTCTAACAGTATAGCTGGCTACTGCACTAGTAGGTATGCATATGCAAATTGCTTCTCAGCAGGTAATTTCTAAATTACAAGAAGTGGCTTAAGTGAAAACATGTTGATAATAAGAAAATGCATTGTACTATGCCATGTTTATATGGTTATTATAGGTGGAACCAGGCTCCACCTGTGCTGTCTTTGGCCTCGGAGGAGTTGGCCTCTCTGTTGTCATGGGCTGCAAGGCGGCTGGAGCTTCCCGCATCATTGCCGTTGATATCAACAAGGACAAGTTTGCCAAGGCCAAAGAGCTGGGAGCCACCGACTGCGTCAACCCTAAAGATTTCAAGAAGCCTATTCATGAGGTGTTGATCGAAATGACTGGCCATGGTGTGGACTACTCCTTTGAGGTCATCGGCCGTACCGAAACCATGGTATGCAACCAAAAGATGTGGTCAAATAAGGCGTTAACTTGTTAGCTCTCTCTTCGCTAACCCACTAAGCACCAAGggtgaggagctgggagccagtggcAAAGTGTCAAGCTAATTAAAAACCTGCTAAGTCCAGCAATCTGCCAGTGAGATGCAGGGATAGAGGCAAACTCAAAAACTTAGGAAAGGGAACTTCAGTGTAGTCCCCTGGCCTGACCAGGGTGGCTAAATTTCACATAGCCCACTATCTGCTTTCCAGCAGTGGCTTATCACTAATGACTAAGGCAAAATGGGGAAGCAGAACAAAGCTAGGACATATCGACCCCATGACACCAGATTCAGTGGTGTGAGAAGATACAATGAAAATTGTTTGATGTGGTTTCAGTTACAAAAAATGAATTGCAAGCTGAGCCCTGAGAGGGAGAGAATAAATTCAAACTTTTGTGCCTCAGAGGCAAATCTCGCATGACTCTGGGGTGTCCCTCTGTTTGAAATGCAGACTGCAGCCTTGGCCAGTTGCCAGTACAACTACGGCGTCAGTGTGATTGTGGGAgtgcccccagcagcacaaaagATCACTTTTGACCCCATGCTCCTCTTCACTGGTCGCACCTGCAAAGGGTCCGTTTTTGGAGGTAAGGATTTGGAAAGATATGATTTAACTGGCTTGGGAAACTTGTAAATCATCTTGAATGAAATGGGATATATCTAAATTAACTGCTTAGGTTGTCCTAAGTAATATAGATAGCTATTTTGCTGACAAAGAAGCACAAAAGGAATTAATGATAGGAACTGTTAGTTAAtggtgagaggaggagagagaaaagcatggagggagggaggggagaagaaggGGACAgaagagatagagaaagagaaagaaagagataaaaagacaaaaaatagagaaaaagaggggaaaatagaaaaataagaggaaaaggggagaaaaaagaaagaaaggtagaagaagagagaaagaaaatgagggcagggagaagaggaaaatagagaagagaaaaagagaaggagaaagataaaaggacaaagggagaaaaagaaaatgagggaAAGGTAAGGGGGGGAGAgcagagaaggagggggagaaaaagagcaagagcaaaaagcaGCATGAGggggacagaaagacagaaagagagggaaagaaaaacgaGAGAGCAGGAGAGCTGGAGAGTCAGGACCCTCAGGGACATCGGGGGCCAGACCCACCTGGTTTCCACATGGGTCAgaccccagctcagccccttgcCAGCTGCCGTCAGTCCCTTCcagttctttcttcttcctgagcTCTCCGAGCAGAGCCCCACACTCAGCACGCCACAGCTCACTCAACACAAAGCTGAAGGCCGCAGAAAACTTACTTCCAACAGTGGATTTTCTCGCTCACAACCAGTTCCTCTGGCATGTTCAATAGACAGCTGAATGAAAGAGCAGAGACAGATTAGGTTCCTCTGGAAGGGCATCCTGCTACCTCAGATGGCTTTATCTCCTGCTGCTTGTAAAACCAAAGAGACACACCCACTCCCCACCTCCCCAGTTCTGACCAGGCAATCGAGTTTCCAGctaccaacatggacgtcagcactCTGGCTTTCCTATGATGTGTGACTGAGTGGACAATGTATTGATAGACAAGTTGAACAGTATTTAATAGGGGGGAAAGTCTGGATTCTGTAAAGATTAAAACGGTAGAAAATTTGTCTTCTACCAGTAAAGCACTTACTGGGTCTCTCGCATGTAGAATAGCTGCACTTTGTCCCATGTTTCCTGCTGGCACTCGGTGTTACAAAGGTAAAGACGTGCTCAACATTTCATCATGCTATTCTGCTGTACATCTTTTATCAAAAAACTTAAGCTGCCATGAGTTTCGTCTATTTTCACAAGCATTTAATATACATTATCCATTGTCCGTGGGTTTTTTCAGGCTGGAAGAGTAAGGATTCAGTCCCTAAACTGGTTGCTGACTACATGAAGAAAAAGTTCGTTCTGGATCCATTAATAACCCACACACTTCCTTTCACTAAAATCAATGAAGGATT contains:
- the LOC104331644 gene encoding alcohol dehydrogenase 1 isoform X2, with the protein product MVIKCKAAVLWEANKPFSIEEVEVAPPKAHEIRIKIVATGICRSDDHVVTGALVMPFPIILGHEAAGVVESVGEGVTSIKPGDKVIPLFVPQCGKCSSCLSAKGNLCSNSDIDSGAGLMPDGTTRFTCKGKAIHHFIGTSTFTEYTVVHESAVAKIDSAAPLEKVCLIGCGFSTGYGAAVQTAKVEPGSTCAVFGLGGVGLSVVMGCKAAGASRIIAVDINKDKFAKAKELGATDCVNPKDFKKPIHEVLIEMTGHGVDYSFEVIGRTETMTAALASCQYNYGVSVIVGVPPAAQKITFDPMLLFTGRTCKGSVFGGWKSKDSVPKLVADYMKKKFVLDPLITHTLPFTKINEGFDLLRTGKSIRSVLTF
- the LOC104331644 gene encoding alcohol dehydrogenase 1 isoform X1, with the protein product MSMAGKVIKCKAAVLWEANKPFSIEEVEVAPPKAHEIRIKIVATGICRSDDHVVTGALVMPFPIILGHEAAGVVESVGEGVTSIKPGDKVIPLFVPQCGKCSSCLSAKGNLCSNSDIDSGAGLMPDGTTRFTCKGKAIHHFIGTSTFTEYTVVHESAVAKIDSAAPLEKVCLIGCGFSTGYGAAVQTAKVEPGSTCAVFGLGGVGLSVVMGCKAAGASRIIAVDINKDKFAKAKELGATDCVNPKDFKKPIHEVLIEMTGHGVDYSFEVIGRTETMTAALASCQYNYGVSVIVGVPPAAQKITFDPMLLFTGRTCKGSVFGGWKSKDSVPKLVADYMKKKFVLDPLITHTLPFTKINEGFDLLRTGKSIRSVLTF